In Arachis hypogaea cultivar Tifrunner chromosome 17, arahy.Tifrunner.gnm2.J5K5, whole genome shotgun sequence, a single window of DNA contains:
- the LOC112767405 gene encoding uncharacterized protein, producing MEVYGKSMVAAPANVIYLSSILGQDGPVPVHKCDWKCQNENVCGNMYRCKLTGLTHICDKNCNQRILYDNHSSLCLASGKIFPLSQEEEQAVRGVRRKLDAENSLADSCGCKRRRDAQFHPSPFERSFSAVSPICSQVGDGMDMS from the coding sequence ATGGAGGTATATGGCAAATCTATGGTTGCAGCTCCTGCAAATGTTATTTATCTGTCAAGTATTTTGGGCCAAGATGGTCCTGTTCCTGTTCACAAATGTGACTGGAAATGTCAAAATGAAAATGTTTGCGGGAACATGTACCGCTGCAAGCTAACAGGGCTGACTCACATCTGTGATAAAAACTGTAACCAGAGAATTCTGTATGATAATCATAGCTCTCTTTGCCTAGCAAGTGGCAAAATTTTCCCCCTttcgcaagaagaggaacaagctGTGAGAGGTGTTCGCAGAAAGCTTGATGCAGAGAATTCGCTTGCTGATAGCTGTGGTTGTAAGCGGAGACGTGATGCACAATTCCACCCGTCTCCTTTCGAGAGATCCTTCTCTGCTGTCAGTCCTATCTGCAGCCAAGTTGGAGATGGCATGGATATGAGCTAG